A genomic region of Globicephala melas chromosome 9, mGloMel1.2, whole genome shotgun sequence contains the following coding sequences:
- the WDR86 gene encoding WD repeat-containing protein 86 isoform X3 — MGGGGSALRVCADHRGGINWLSLSPDGQRLLTGSEDGTARLWSTADGQCCALLQGHESYVTFCQLEDEAAFTCSADCTIRKWDVLTGQCLQVFRGHTSIVNRILVANNQLFSSSYDRTARAWSVDKGQVAREFRGHRNCVLTLAYSAPQDLPGAPCTEEAVARGLLVTGSTDGTAKVWQVASGCCHQTLRGHTGAVLCLVLATPGHTAFTGSTDATVRAWDILSGQQLRVFQEHQGSVICLELVNRHVYSGSADRTVKCWLADTGERVRTFAAHRHSVSALKYHAGTLFTGSGDARARAFDAQSGALRRVFRGHAFIINCIQRTKTSPRSSGSQPCRGTASVGALSHPG, encoded by the exons ATGGGGGGCGGAGGGTCTGCCCTGAGGGTCTGCGCGGACCACCGCGGGGGCATCAACTGGCTCAGCCTGAGCCCCGACGGGCAGCGCCTGCTGACGGGCAGCGAGGACGGCACGGCCCGACTCTGGAGCACCGCGGACGGCCAGTGCTGCGCCCTCCTGCAAG GGCACGAAAGCTATGTGACCTTCTGCCAGCTGGAGGACGAAGCCGCCTTCACGTGCAGTGCTGACTGCACCATCAGGAAGTGGGACGTGCTGACCGGGCAGTGTCTGCAGGTGTTCCGGGGACACACGTCCATTGTGAACAG GATCCTGGTCGCCAACAACCAGCTCTTCAGCAGCTCCTACGACCGGACAGCTCGAGCCTGGAGTGTGGACAAGGGGCAGGTGGCCCGGGAGTTCCGGGGCCACCGCAACTGTGTGCTGACTCTAGCCTACTCTGCCCCCCAGGACCTCCCTGGGGCTCCGTGCACGGAGGAGGCCGTGGCCAGGGGGCTCCTGGTGACGGGCAGCACGGATGGCACGGCTAAGGTCTGGCAGGTGGCCAGCGGCTGCTGCCACCAGACACTGCGGGGCCACACAGGTGCCGTGCTCTGCCTGGTGCTGGCCACGCCTGGCCACACGGCCTTCACTGGAAGCACAGATGCCACTGTCCGAGCCTGGGACATCCTGAGTGGGCAGCAGCTGCGTGTGTTCCAGGAGCACCAGGGCTCCGTCATCTGTCTGGAG ctgGTGAACCGGCACGTGTACTCGGGCAGCGCCGACAGGACGGTCAAGTGCTGGCTGGCAGACACGGGCGAGCGTGTGCGCACGTTCGCGGCCCACAGACACAGCGTGAGCGCCCTCAAGTACCACGCGGGCACCT TGTTCACGGGGAGCGGGGACGCCCGCGCGCGCGCCTTCGACGCCCAGTCTGGAGCGCTGCGGAGGGTGTTCCGCGGCCACGCCTTCATCATCAACTGCATCCAG
- the WDR86 gene encoding WD repeat-containing protein 86 isoform X4: MGGGGSALRVCADHRGGINWLSLSPDGQRLLTGSEDGTARLWSTADGQCCALLQGHESYVTFCQLEDEAAFTCSADCTIRKWDVLTGQCLQVFRGHTSIVNRILVANNQLFSSSYDRTARAWSVDKGQVAREFRGHRNCVLTLAYSAPQDLPGAPCTEEAVARGLLVTGSTDGTAKVWQVASGCCHQTLRGHTGAVLCLVLATPGHTAFTGSTDATVRAWDILSGQQLRVFQEHQGSVICLELVNRHVYSGSADRTVKCWLADTGERVRTFAAHRHSVSALKYHAGTLFTGSGDARARAFDAQSGALRRVFRGHAFIINCIQDFIHSLCLHIFIC; encoded by the exons ATGGGGGGCGGAGGGTCTGCCCTGAGGGTCTGCGCGGACCACCGCGGGGGCATCAACTGGCTCAGCCTGAGCCCCGACGGGCAGCGCCTGCTGACGGGCAGCGAGGACGGCACGGCCCGACTCTGGAGCACCGCGGACGGCCAGTGCTGCGCCCTCCTGCAAG GGCACGAAAGCTATGTGACCTTCTGCCAGCTGGAGGACGAAGCCGCCTTCACGTGCAGTGCTGACTGCACCATCAGGAAGTGGGACGTGCTGACCGGGCAGTGTCTGCAGGTGTTCCGGGGACACACGTCCATTGTGAACAG GATCCTGGTCGCCAACAACCAGCTCTTCAGCAGCTCCTACGACCGGACAGCTCGAGCCTGGAGTGTGGACAAGGGGCAGGTGGCCCGGGAGTTCCGGGGCCACCGCAACTGTGTGCTGACTCTAGCCTACTCTGCCCCCCAGGACCTCCCTGGGGCTCCGTGCACGGAGGAGGCCGTGGCCAGGGGGCTCCTGGTGACGGGCAGCACGGATGGCACGGCTAAGGTCTGGCAGGTGGCCAGCGGCTGCTGCCACCAGACACTGCGGGGCCACACAGGTGCCGTGCTCTGCCTGGTGCTGGCCACGCCTGGCCACACGGCCTTCACTGGAAGCACAGATGCCACTGTCCGAGCCTGGGACATCCTGAGTGGGCAGCAGCTGCGTGTGTTCCAGGAGCACCAGGGCTCCGTCATCTGTCTGGAG ctgGTGAACCGGCACGTGTACTCGGGCAGCGCCGACAGGACGGTCAAGTGCTGGCTGGCAGACACGGGCGAGCGTGTGCGCACGTTCGCGGCCCACAGACACAGCGTGAGCGCCCTCAAGTACCACGCGGGCACCT TGTTCACGGGGAGCGGGGACGCCCGCGCGCGCGCCTTCGACGCCCAGTCTGGAGCGCTGCGGAGGGTGTTCCGCGGCCACGCCTTCATCATCAACTGCATCCAG GATTTCATTCACAGCCTCTGTCTCCATATCTTCATCTGTTGA
- the WDR86 gene encoding WD repeat-containing protein 86 isoform X2: MGGGGSALRVCADHRGGINWLSLSPDGQRLLTGSEDGTARLWSTADGQCCALLQGHESYVTFCQLEDEAAFTCSADCTIRKWDVLTGQCLQVFRGHTSIVNRILVANNQLFSSSYDRTARAWSVDKGQVAREFRGHRNCVLTLAYSAPQDLPGAPCTEEAVARGLLVTGSTDGTAKVWQVASGCCHQTLRGHTGAVLCLVLATPGHTAFTGSTDATVRAWDILSGQQLRVFQEHQGSVICLELVNRHVYSGSADRTVKCWLADTGERVRTFAAHRHSVSALKYHAGTLFTGSGDARARAFDAQSGALRRVFRGHAFIINCIQVHGQVLYTASHDGALRLWDVRGLPRAPPPRPAAPKRSLSRLFSNKVGCAAAAPLQPA, translated from the exons ATGGGGGGCGGAGGGTCTGCCCTGAGGGTCTGCGCGGACCACCGCGGGGGCATCAACTGGCTCAGCCTGAGCCCCGACGGGCAGCGCCTGCTGACGGGCAGCGAGGACGGCACGGCCCGACTCTGGAGCACCGCGGACGGCCAGTGCTGCGCCCTCCTGCAAG GGCACGAAAGCTATGTGACCTTCTGCCAGCTGGAGGACGAAGCCGCCTTCACGTGCAGTGCTGACTGCACCATCAGGAAGTGGGACGTGCTGACCGGGCAGTGTCTGCAGGTGTTCCGGGGACACACGTCCATTGTGAACAG GATCCTGGTCGCCAACAACCAGCTCTTCAGCAGCTCCTACGACCGGACAGCTCGAGCCTGGAGTGTGGACAAGGGGCAGGTGGCCCGGGAGTTCCGGGGCCACCGCAACTGTGTGCTGACTCTAGCCTACTCTGCCCCCCAGGACCTCCCTGGGGCTCCGTGCACGGAGGAGGCCGTGGCCAGGGGGCTCCTGGTGACGGGCAGCACGGATGGCACGGCTAAGGTCTGGCAGGTGGCCAGCGGCTGCTGCCACCAGACACTGCGGGGCCACACAGGTGCCGTGCTCTGCCTGGTGCTGGCCACGCCTGGCCACACGGCCTTCACTGGAAGCACAGATGCCACTGTCCGAGCCTGGGACATCCTGAGTGGGCAGCAGCTGCGTGTGTTCCAGGAGCACCAGGGCTCCGTCATCTGTCTGGAG ctgGTGAACCGGCACGTGTACTCGGGCAGCGCCGACAGGACGGTCAAGTGCTGGCTGGCAGACACGGGCGAGCGTGTGCGCACGTTCGCGGCCCACAGACACAGCGTGAGCGCCCTCAAGTACCACGCGGGCACCT TGTTCACGGGGAGCGGGGACGCCCGCGCGCGCGCCTTCGACGCCCAGTCTGGAGCGCTGCGGAGGGTGTTCCGCGGCCACGCCTTCATCATCAACTGCATCCAG GTGCACGGCCAGGTGCTCTACACGGCCTCGCACGACGGCGCGCTGCGCCTCTGGGACGTGCGCGGCCTCCCGCGCGCCCCGCCGCCGCGTCCCGCCGCTCCCAAGCGCAGCCTCTCGCGCCTCTTCAGCAACAAAGTGGGCTGCGCCGCCGCCGCTCCCCTGCAGCCGGCCTGA